The Ruania alba genome has a window encoding:
- a CDS encoding alpha-L-fucosidase — translation MRRESAWFDDAKLGLMYTWGLYSVPAWAPTDPRQLEEVAGGTPGSTGPWGHMSPLATTSYAEWYQNSMSLIGSPTWFYHQAQWAGRSYESFRNEFEAGLETVDLSGWTELACAAGAKYIVPLAKHHDGYLLYPSQVPSPYRDGFHTPRDVIGDLAELARAAGLRYGVYYSGGLDWTAAGLPVARGRTWSLIVMLPAT, via the coding sequence ATGCGGCGGGAGAGCGCGTGGTTCGACGACGCGAAACTAGGACTGATGTACACGTGGGGGTTGTATTCCGTACCAGCGTGGGCACCTACGGACCCGAGACAGCTCGAGGAGGTAGCGGGTGGCACCCCGGGATCGACTGGTCCATGGGGTCACATGTCACCACTGGCAACCACGAGCTATGCGGAGTGGTACCAGAACTCGATGAGTCTGATCGGTTCGCCCACCTGGTTCTACCACCAGGCACAGTGGGCCGGTCGTTCGTACGAGAGCTTCAGGAATGAGTTCGAGGCCGGTCTCGAGACCGTCGATCTTTCTGGCTGGACGGAGCTTGCATGCGCGGCCGGGGCGAAGTACATCGTCCCGTTGGCCAAGCATCACGATGGCTATCTGCTGTACCCCTCGCAGGTGCCGTCGCCGTACCGCGACGGCTTCCACACTCCACGTGATGTGATCGGCGACCTGGCTGAACTCGCTCGAGCGGCAGGGCTCCGCTATGGGGTCTACTACTCGGGCGGACTCGACTGGACTGCTGCAGGACTCCCGGTGGCGCGCGGGAGGACCTGGTCACTGATCGTGATGCTCCCCGCGACGTGA
- a CDS encoding carbohydrate ABC transporter permease, whose product MNLRATLGRSLAQFGLLTWTALAIVPFILIILLSFRSNGDIITSGLGLNGEFTIEGYRAAWTGPSGGGGMSTFFANSMLVSATALTVNLGAGVTAAYFISHVSQKLRAIFLRIVLAATVLPIIILLIPMYQGFNAVGLVNVPVAVGVAYGALGLPGTILICSAAFSDFPHELLEAAAIDGMGPWRSYLTIVIPLSRSIIVAIGILTLINVWGETQLGVVLLQSPDSQTIPLGLLSFQGQFTSNYTAIFAGLAMGTVPIIVVYLIFQRYVTKGIALGGFGGK is encoded by the coding sequence ATGAACCTACGTGCCACCCTAGGACGCTCCCTTGCTCAGTTCGGACTCCTGACCTGGACTGCACTGGCGATCGTCCCGTTCATTCTCATCATCCTGCTCAGCTTCCGCAGCAACGGTGACATCATCACGAGCGGCTTGGGCCTCAACGGCGAATTCACGATCGAGGGCTACCGCGCAGCCTGGACAGGGCCAAGCGGTGGTGGCGGGATGTCGACGTTCTTCGCGAACAGCATGCTCGTCTCCGCCACGGCGTTGACGGTCAATCTAGGCGCGGGCGTCACGGCCGCGTACTTCATCTCCCATGTATCGCAGAAGTTGCGTGCGATATTCCTACGGATCGTCCTCGCCGCGACCGTGCTGCCGATCATCATCCTGCTGATTCCCATGTATCAAGGCTTCAACGCCGTCGGGCTGGTGAACGTCCCGGTCGCCGTCGGGGTCGCCTACGGTGCGCTCGGACTGCCTGGCACGATCCTGATCTGTTCAGCCGCGTTCTCCGATTTCCCACACGAACTACTCGAAGCGGCCGCGATCGACGGGATGGGGCCGTGGCGCTCCTACCTGACCATCGTGATCCCACTCTCGCGCAGCATCATCGTGGCGATCGGTATCCTCACGCTGATCAATGTCTGGGGAGAGACCCAGCTCGGCGTGGTGCTCCTGCAATCCCCGGACAGTCAGACCATCCCGCTCGGCCTGTTGTCCTTCCAGGGACAGTTCACGTCGAACTACACGGCCATCTTCGCGGGGCTCGCCATGGGCACCGTTCCCATCATCGTCGTCTATCTGATCTTCCAACGCTACGTCACCAAGGGCATCGCCCTCGGTGGGTTCGGCGGCAAATAG
- a CDS encoding mandelate racemase/muconate lactonizing enzyme family protein, whose protein sequence is MADQIRITDLRPVLLSAVYPPGEELRWIGGTIRGWDAALVEVTLEDGTTGLGEVGAGIMAAAAVPGLVEVYRPYVIGREFAHPLEVGDHLRAYTAFWSRGGIASGTAGAIEIAVLDAVAKRSGVPAYELLGGLAKSRVEAYASGGVGSEFDEVLRWVCDQLEHGFTTVKFRAMQDAETTVALLDHVLPALPEGASFVLDGVQASASRPWTWEEALVVAQRLEQAGARWFEEPCGASDVSGYAALRSRTSVPISGIESTSRVQDFEQLFAADAVGIAQPDATFVGGMAAFRSVADAAARVDVAVVPHVWGSAVTFMANLHATLAHEHVRLFEFCRLPNPLRDELLVEPVDIDAEGFVHAPITIGLGVQLTPELEHRFAYSKESGHVIR, encoded by the coding sequence ATGGCTGACCAGATCCGAATCACCGACCTCCGCCCAGTGCTTCTGAGTGCGGTGTACCCGCCCGGTGAGGAGTTGCGATGGATCGGTGGGACGATCCGTGGGTGGGACGCCGCCCTGGTGGAGGTCACGCTTGAGGACGGCACCACCGGACTCGGCGAAGTGGGCGCCGGCATCATGGCCGCCGCGGCGGTACCTGGCCTCGTCGAGGTGTATCGGCCGTACGTCATCGGTAGGGAGTTCGCTCACCCGCTCGAGGTGGGCGATCACCTGCGGGCCTACACGGCCTTCTGGTCTCGCGGCGGAATCGCCAGCGGTACTGCCGGGGCCATCGAGATCGCTGTGCTCGATGCGGTGGCCAAGCGCAGTGGCGTCCCGGCTTACGAGCTGCTGGGCGGGTTGGCGAAGTCGCGCGTCGAGGCGTATGCCAGTGGCGGGGTGGGCAGCGAGTTCGACGAGGTCCTGCGATGGGTGTGCGACCAGCTGGAGCACGGGTTCACGACCGTGAAGTTCCGCGCCATGCAGGACGCTGAGACCACGGTCGCGCTTCTCGACCATGTGCTTCCCGCACTCCCGGAGGGAGCCTCATTCGTCCTCGACGGCGTGCAGGCGAGCGCATCCCGACCGTGGACCTGGGAGGAAGCACTGGTTGTTGCGCAGCGGCTGGAACAGGCCGGAGCGCGATGGTTCGAAGAGCCGTGCGGCGCGTCCGACGTGTCCGGCTACGCCGCGCTGCGTTCGCGCACATCGGTCCCCATCTCGGGGATCGAGTCGACGAGCCGCGTGCAGGACTTCGAGCAGCTGTTCGCGGCTGACGCGGTGGGCATCGCACAACCTGATGCGACCTTCGTCGGCGGTATGGCGGCCTTCAGGTCCGTCGCCGATGCGGCAGCCCGGGTGGACGTCGCCGTGGTGCCACACGTCTGGGGCTCGGCTGTGACATTCATGGCGAACTTGCACGCCACGCTGGCGCACGAGCACGTGCGCTTGTTCGAGTTCTGCCGCCTGCCCAACCCCCTTCGCGACGAGCTTCTCGTCGAACCTGTCGACATTGATGCTGAGGGTTTCGTCCATGCACCGATTACGATCGGACTTGGTGTTCAGCTCACTCCGGAGCTCGAGCACCGGTTCGCCTACAGTAAGGAGTCCGGCCATGTCATCCGATAG
- a CDS encoding alpha-L-fucosidase produces MRRPPLTEQYWPEPYARLAHAHLREIIDRYQPSILWNDIGYPDAGDAPDIIAHLRATVPDAVINDRIQHPDHDFESPEYDATYQSDRKWELCRGLGMSFGYNMNESEEHILSGRESIDLLIDVVAGGGNLIFGIGPDAHGGFSAEQQRPLRELGQWLEVNGAAIYGTAPLLDPPKIPEVRFTATETRTFALTSRQSFEIDLGFVDVQAVDPRVHARIEGTTVVVDNPTGAPTAIALT; encoded by the coding sequence GTGAGGCGGCCGCCGCTCACCGAACAGTACTGGCCGGAGCCCTATGCCCGTCTCGCGCATGCTCACCTCCGGGAAATCATCGACCGATACCAGCCGTCCATCCTGTGGAACGACATCGGGTATCCGGACGCCGGTGACGCGCCCGACATCATCGCGCACCTGCGTGCCACGGTCCCCGATGCGGTCATCAACGACCGCATCCAGCACCCGGACCACGACTTCGAGAGCCCGGAGTACGACGCGACCTACCAGTCAGACCGGAAGTGGGAGCTGTGCCGAGGTCTCGGGATGTCCTTCGGGTACAACATGAACGAGAGTGAGGAGCACATCCTCTCCGGGCGAGAATCGATCGACCTGCTGATCGATGTTGTCGCCGGCGGCGGGAATCTGATCTTCGGTATCGGTCCGGACGCTCACGGCGGGTTCAGCGCCGAGCAGCAGCGGCCGCTCCGTGAGCTCGGCCAGTGGCTGGAGGTCAACGGGGCGGCGATCTACGGGACCGCACCTCTCCTCGATCCACCGAAGATCCCGGAGGTGCGCTTCACGGCGACCGAGACTCGCACCTTCGCTCTCACGTCCCGTCAGTCCTTCGAGATCGACCTGGGATTCGTCGACGTACAGGCCGTGGATCCGCGCGTTCATGCCCGGATCGAGGGAACGACGGTCGTCGTCGACAACCCGACCGGCGCCCCGACTGCGATCGCGTTGACGTGA